One stretch of Muribaculum intestinale DNA includes these proteins:
- a CDS encoding DUF1735 and LamG domain-containing protein, whose translation MKTTILHRSILFAAAAFALTACNSEGDKFDYDKNLAFMSGTDVDPIRKFVVEDTPTSENVSVSLVAPLDRDLTVKVAIDPSKVDEYNRQHQTSYFPIPDGAAELVNDQAVIPAGKSFSDALQVRMVSTEDFEEGRTYLIPVTIVDADGVEILAAQRTAYLQVARILQFTALDIANPTMYSNFIFDDSKMVDMSGGFTYELKVWGLNYNQNGNGNPTRLCSFTAKDESNSSMLRFSENGKPARSLQWVCPGGNIVSNTLFDTNRWYLLSFTFDGSNLTMYIDGNKDTEGSYSGTDPIHFQRIELGMSWGGGYPASQRFNGRIAEMRVWNRALSPGEIKLGTCGVDAGSEGLVAYWKFNEGSGSIFHDATGHGYDMDWANTSRDKSENGVMVATPEAAGAINWVNDDNNKCAE comes from the coding sequence ATGAAAACAACTATATTACATCGCTCGATATTGTTTGCTGCTGCGGCTTTCGCGCTGACTGCATGCAACTCCGAAGGCGACAAATTCGACTACGACAAGAACCTCGCGTTCATGTCGGGCACCGATGTCGATCCCATTCGTAAATTCGTGGTCGAGGATACCCCCACGTCCGAGAATGTTTCAGTCTCGCTCGTCGCTCCGCTCGACCGCGACCTCACGGTAAAGGTGGCCATCGACCCCTCGAAAGTGGATGAATACAACCGCCAACACCAGACATCCTACTTCCCCATCCCCGACGGTGCAGCAGAGCTCGTCAACGACCAGGCCGTGATTCCTGCCGGAAAATCATTCTCCGACGCACTTCAGGTACGTATGGTCAGCACCGAGGATTTTGAGGAAGGCCGCACCTACCTCATCCCCGTCACAATCGTGGATGCCGATGGTGTTGAAATCCTTGCGGCACAGCGCACCGCCTACCTCCAGGTAGCACGCATTCTCCAGTTCACTGCTCTTGATATCGCAAATCCCACCATGTACTCCAACTTCATATTCGACGACAGCAAGATGGTCGACATGAGCGGTGGATTTACATATGAGCTCAAAGTATGGGGTCTCAACTACAACCAGAACGGCAACGGCAACCCGACACGCCTCTGCTCGTTCACCGCAAAGGATGAAAGCAACTCATCGATGCTCCGCTTCTCAGAGAACGGCAAGCCCGCACGCTCTCTCCAGTGGGTATGTCCCGGCGGCAATATCGTCTCCAACACTCTGTTCGACACCAACCGCTGGTATCTTCTGTCATTTACATTCGACGGCTCCAACCTCACGATGTATATCGACGGCAACAAGGACACCGAAGGCTCCTACAGCGGTACCGACCCAATCCACTTCCAGCGTATCGAGCTCGGCATGTCATGGGGTGGCGGATATCCTGCCAGCCAGCGCTTCAACGGCCGTATAGCCGAGATGCGCGTATGGAACCGTGCGCTCTCTCCGGGTGAAATCAAACTCGGTACATGTGGTGTCGACGCAGGCTCTGAAGGTCTCGTGGCCTACTGGAAGTTCAACGAAGGTTCCGGCTCTATTTTCCACGACGCCACAGGCCACGGATACGACATGGACTGGGCCAATACAAGCCGCGACAAGAGTGAGAACGGCGTAATGGTGGCCACTCCCGAAGCAGCAGGAGCTATCAACTGGGTCAACGACGACAATAACAAGTGTGCTGAATAA
- a CDS encoding BT_3987 domain-containing protein, whose product MKTKYLLGICALAIGSVAMTSCGDDDTYDVVGNPDTLVYVNIAGDFPEGMPKNSFTYVLYHTPIGPVVMEEPGDIEIDVMCTKNAPSDMQVTLEVAPDMSVPGYATIPADAGITVTLTSNTLTIPAGKNRSDDKIAVTVNTANADWSKLTEKAYLLPIRISSASGATPSQAVGCAYIGVLTDVKAGMVNESATQATGTQITDKTGWTASYFVPATGAGADCTEKLFDGNNNNYAYFVPNHADATNEEVITTFDLGKVYTLSSVQINYFGNYYAIKDGTIETSVDGEEWTVQGTRTWSRLSRNCAFAFWAPFQMRYVRLTSHSFYGGTGEGQAMAEFWAYE is encoded by the coding sequence ATGAAAACAAAATATCTTTTAGGCATATGCGCACTGGCCATCGGCTCTGTTGCCATGACCTCATGCGGCGATGACGATACATACGATGTGGTAGGCAACCCCGACACACTCGTTTACGTCAACATCGCAGGCGACTTCCCCGAGGGAATGCCCAAGAACTCATTCACCTATGTATTATATCATACTCCTATAGGACCGGTGGTGATGGAAGAACCGGGCGATATCGAAATCGACGTGATGTGCACCAAAAACGCTCCGTCCGACATGCAGGTCACTCTCGAAGTCGCCCCCGACATGTCGGTGCCCGGCTACGCGACAATTCCCGCCGATGCCGGAATCACAGTCACTCTCACATCCAACACCCTGACTATCCCAGCCGGTAAAAACCGTTCGGACGACAAGATTGCCGTGACTGTAAACACAGCCAACGCCGACTGGTCGAAACTTACCGAAAAGGCCTATCTTCTGCCCATCAGAATCTCGTCGGCCTCGGGTGCAACACCGAGCCAGGCAGTAGGATGCGCATATATCGGCGTACTCACAGATGTGAAAGCAGGTATGGTCAACGAGTCGGCCACACAGGCTACAGGCACACAGATTACCGACAAGACCGGCTGGACCGCCTCATACTTTGTTCCCGCCACCGGAGCAGGCGCCGATTGCACCGAAAAACTCTTCGACGGCAACAACAACAATTATGCCTACTTCGTCCCCAATCATGCCGATGCTACCAACGAGGAAGTAATCACCACCTTCGACCTCGGCAAAGTCTACACACTGAGCAGCGTGCAGATCAACTACTTCGGCAACTATTACGCGATTAAAGACGGCACAATAGAGACAAGTGTCGATGGAGAAGAATGGACCGTACAGGGCACCCGCACCTGGAGCCGACTCAGCCGCAACTGCGCATTCGCGTTCTGGGCACCCTTCCAGATGCGCTACGTACGCCTCACTTCCCACTCTTTCTATGGCGGCACAGGCGAGGGACAGGCTATGGCCGAGTTCTGGGCATATGAATAA
- a CDS encoding DUF1573 domain-containing protein, which translates to MSLTMRLLTTLITLLISICPTAIAQTLNESVRFDEKIHDFGSIGETDGKVTHRFVFTNTGRDTVTLTRARSGCSCVHAEVSRRPVLPGRTGYVDVTFDPDYRPGHFSKEIVVFSTDNRYNRIWVKGDVTPGIHPLTEKYRYDYGHGLLMEYKVMNFGTVPQGATRTRSLSFGNNSTGTLNLTFHINSGETKGNRLYDSAASAVIPAGLIIDIPERYLLRPGEEGKIDVTVRMLTQLDSMATVVITPVANGFTLQPLTLTVHPAK; encoded by the coding sequence ATGTCTCTCACCATGCGACTCCTCACCACACTAATAACCCTGCTCATCTCCATATGCCCGACGGCAATTGCCCAGACCCTCAACGAATCGGTGCGTTTCGACGAAAAGATACACGATTTCGGCTCCATAGGCGAGACCGACGGCAAGGTGACTCACCGGTTTGTATTCACCAATACCGGACGCGACACAGTGACACTCACACGCGCACGCTCGGGATGCAGCTGCGTGCATGCCGAAGTATCTCGCCGCCCGGTGCTCCCGGGGCGCACCGGATATGTCGACGTGACATTCGACCCCGACTACCGTCCGGGCCATTTCAGCAAAGAGATTGTCGTATTCTCCACCGACAACAGATACAACCGCATATGGGTAAAAGGCGATGTAACGCCGGGTATCCACCCGCTTACCGAAAAATACCGCTACGACTACGGCCACGGGCTGCTGATGGAATACAAAGTGATGAATTTCGGAACAGTGCCGCAAGGTGCGACACGCACCCGCTCGCTCTCATTCGGCAACAACTCTACCGGAACCCTCAATCTCACATTCCACATCAACTCCGGAGAGACCAAAGGCAATCGCCTCTATGATAGCGCGGCATCCGCAGTAATCCCTGCCGGACTGATAATCGACATTCCCGAGCGCTACCTCCTCAGGCCTGGAGAAGAAGGGAAGATTGACGTAACCGTGAGGATGCTGACGCAGCTTGACAGTATGGCCACAGTCGTTATCACACCCGTAGCCAACGGATTCACTCTCCAGCCGCTTACGCTTACCGTACACCCCGCAAAATAG
- a CDS encoding acyl-CoA thioesterase, which yields MQQKYIFTLPMKVRDYEVDAEGIVNNAIYLHYFEHTRHEFCEHAGMSFAQMHAQGIDPVLNRVEIDYRTPLHLGERFLSCLNLTRKGARFIFIQDIYNADGQLVVSGKVSCVSTLNGRLTRGDELAGFFKAYL from the coding sequence ATGCAACAGAAATATATATTTACCCTCCCGATGAAGGTCCGCGACTATGAAGTCGATGCCGAAGGTATAGTGAACAATGCCATATATCTCCACTATTTCGAGCATACCCGCCATGAATTCTGCGAGCATGCCGGGATGTCGTTCGCGCAGATGCACGCACAAGGGATAGACCCTGTGCTCAACCGTGTCGAAATCGACTATCGCACCCCCCTCCACCTCGGCGAGCGCTTTCTCAGCTGCCTCAACCTCACCCGCAAGGGAGCCCGCTTCATATTCATCCAGGACATATACAACGCCGACGGACAACTCGTGGTGTCAGGCAAGGTGAGCTGTGTGTCGACACTCAACGGACGCCTTACACGCGGCGACGAACTGGCAGGATTCTTCAAAGCCTATCTCTGA
- the dprA gene encoding DNA-processing protein DprA, whose product MTDRTTIYRIAFSRIKGINPSVAEKILQHVDSEEAFFSLSAQELSSRMPCLPAAMIAAGYRRTLAEAAEAELSFMQKSGVKPLYFTDSDYPARLAECEDAPLLLYTLGETSLNAPHIISIVGTRRATPYGIAFVENLVSDLAAKLGPDTVIVSGLAYGIDITAHRAALHAGIPTVAVLAHGLNTLYPAAHRRTAAEILRAGGSMLTEYASQDTLHRGNFIARNRIVAGMADCVVVAESAERGGALATASIAMSYSRDVMALPGRISDTYSRGCNALIARNQAALITCADDLIAAMGWEAIPDRQEGVQPSLPLLSPDEERIIDYLHASGEGSLNQMCVDLSIPVSQLMAMLMSLEFAGHILTYPGGKYRPAL is encoded by the coding sequence ATGACCGACAGAACAACCATATACCGTATCGCATTCAGCCGCATAAAAGGGATAAATCCCTCTGTGGCCGAAAAGATATTGCAGCATGTCGACTCCGAAGAGGCTTTTTTCAGTCTCTCGGCGCAAGAACTATCATCGCGCATGCCCTGTCTGCCTGCCGCCATGATTGCCGCGGGCTATCGCCGCACTCTGGCAGAGGCTGCGGAGGCCGAACTGTCATTCATGCAGAAATCCGGAGTCAAGCCCCTATACTTCACCGACAGCGACTACCCGGCACGGCTGGCCGAATGCGAGGACGCGCCCTTACTCCTCTATACCCTCGGCGAAACGTCGCTTAACGCGCCACACATAATCAGTATTGTAGGCACACGCCGCGCTACACCCTACGGCATCGCGTTCGTCGAAAATCTCGTATCCGACCTCGCCGCAAAGCTCGGCCCCGACACTGTAATCGTCAGCGGACTCGCCTACGGCATAGATATCACAGCTCACCGCGCTGCACTCCACGCCGGGATTCCTACAGTCGCCGTATTGGCCCATGGACTCAACACCCTGTATCCCGCCGCCCATCGCCGTACAGCCGCCGAGATACTTCGCGCCGGGGGCTCCATGCTGACCGAATATGCATCGCAGGACACACTTCATCGCGGCAACTTCATAGCCCGCAACCGCATTGTGGCCGGTATGGCCGACTGTGTGGTCGTAGCCGAATCGGCCGAACGTGGTGGCGCACTCGCCACCGCCTCAATAGCCATGTCGTACTCCCGCGATGTGATGGCGCTCCCCGGACGCATATCCGACACCTACAGCCGTGGATGCAACGCTCTGATTGCTCGCAACCAGGCCGCGCTGATCACATGTGCCGACGACCTCATAGCAGCAATGGGATGGGAAGCCATACCCGACAGGCAGGAAGGCGTACAGCCATCCCTGCCACTCCTCTCTCCCGACGAAGAGCGTATAATCGACTATCTGCATGCGTCGGGCGAAGGGTCGCTCAACCAGATGTGTGTCGACCTGTCGATTCCGGTGTCGCAACTGATGGCCATGCTCATGTCGCTTGAATTTGCCGGACATATACTCACCTATCCTGGAGGCAAATATCGTCCCGCACTCTGA
- a CDS encoding nucleoside phosphorylase, with protein MTSPRRIGASEMIINPDGSIFHLHLLPEQLTDRIILVGDPARVDMVASFFDTKTFEVSSREFHTIGGTYKGKPIMCISHGIGPDNIDIVLNELDALANIDFATREVKPHHRTLTLVRIGTSGALQPELIVGTPVIAAHSIGFDGVLNYYAGRNSVSDLDYEKAFCEYVGWNPLWAAPYVVPADKELVEQIGRDDMVRGHTISAVGFYGPQGRELRLPLANPDLNSRIEAFRYKGEPVTNYEMESAPLQGLALLMGHRAMTVCSIIANRVSTQATPNYKTAVRDLIATVLDRI; from the coding sequence ATGACATCACCACGCCGCATCGGAGCCTCCGAGATGATTATCAATCCCGACGGCTCAATATTCCACCTCCACCTACTGCCCGAACAGCTTACCGACCGCATAATCCTTGTCGGCGACCCCGCACGTGTCGACATGGTGGCATCGTTCTTCGACACAAAGACATTCGAGGTATCATCCCGTGAGTTCCACACCATCGGCGGCACATACAAGGGCAAACCGATTATGTGTATAAGCCACGGCATCGGACCCGACAATATCGACATCGTGCTCAACGAGCTCGATGCTCTCGCCAACATCGACTTCGCCACACGCGAGGTGAAACCGCACCACCGCACACTCACTCTTGTGCGCATCGGCACCTCAGGCGCCCTTCAGCCCGAACTCATCGTGGGCACTCCGGTAATCGCAGCCCACTCCATAGGATTTGACGGAGTGCTCAACTACTACGCCGGACGCAACAGTGTGTCGGACCTCGACTACGAGAAAGCATTCTGTGAATATGTGGGATGGAATCCTCTGTGGGCGGCACCATATGTAGTGCCGGCCGACAAAGAACTCGTAGAGCAAATCGGCCGCGACGACATGGTACGCGGACATACGATATCAGCTGTCGGATTCTACGGACCGCAGGGACGCGAACTGCGACTGCCGCTGGCCAACCCCGACCTCAACAGCCGCATCGAGGCATTCCGCTACAAAGGGGAGCCGGTGACAAACTACGAGATGGAGTCGGCGCCCCTCCAGGGACTCGCTCTGCTCATGGGACATCGCGCCATGACCGTGTGCTCGATAATCGCCAACCGAGTGTCCACTCAGGCGACTCCCAACTACAAGACAGCCGTGCGCGATCTCATCGCCACCGTGCTCGACCGCATCTGA
- a CDS encoding LptF/LptG family permease gives MKKPFKILDLYIIKKFLGTYFFAILLILAITVMFDINEKLDSFLKAPIHATIFDYFLNFLPYFANQFSPLFTFIACIFFTSKLADNSEIIAMLSSGVSFRRLMRPYIVSAAVIAALTWVLGAYIIPPANVKRIEYTNTYVKNKRVDYGSNIQMMVAPGEIAYMSRYDNTTRTGYRFSLDKFDGKRLVSRLTANTIRWDSLYHWQVRDYMIRDIDGIREHIKRGSRLDTMIPFEPRDFLISKNDQETLTSPQLQEYIARQKERGVANIEAFEIENERRYAMCAAAFILTVIGMTLSSKKVKGGMGINIGIGLVLSFSYILFMTVTSTFAISGYTSPLVAMWIPNMIYIVIAIVLYRRASAG, from the coding sequence ATGAAGAAACCGTTTAAGATTCTCGACCTGTACATTATCAAGAAGTTTCTTGGCACATACTTCTTCGCCATACTTCTGATTCTGGCCATCACGGTGATGTTTGACATCAACGAGAAACTTGACTCGTTTCTGAAGGCGCCGATACATGCCACTATCTTCGATTATTTTCTCAACTTCCTCCCATATTTCGCCAATCAGTTCAGCCCGCTGTTTACATTCATTGCGTGTATCTTCTTTACCTCGAAGTTAGCTGACAATTCAGAGATTATCGCAATGCTTTCGTCGGGTGTGAGTTTCCGCAGGCTTATGCGCCCTTATATCGTGTCGGCCGCAGTGATTGCGGCTCTTACGTGGGTGCTTGGCGCGTACATAATACCTCCGGCCAATGTGAAGCGCATAGAGTATACCAACACGTATGTTAAAAACAAACGTGTCGACTATGGGAGCAACATCCAGATGATGGTGGCGCCGGGCGAGATAGCCTATATGAGCCGCTATGACAACACTACGCGCACTGGCTACCGGTTCTCGCTCGACAAGTTTGACGGAAAGCGCCTTGTGTCGCGCCTTACAGCCAATACCATACGCTGGGACTCACTCTACCACTGGCAGGTGCGCGACTATATGATACGCGATATCGACGGCATACGCGAGCATATAAAGCGCGGAAGCCGCCTGGACACGATGATTCCGTTTGAGCCGCGCGATTTCCTCATATCAAAGAATGACCAGGAGACGCTTACTTCGCCCCAGCTGCAGGAGTACATAGCGCGGCAGAAGGAGCGTGGTGTGGCCAATATCGAGGCTTTTGAAATCGAGAACGAGCGCCGCTACGCGATGTGTGCTGCGGCATTTATCCTTACTGTCATCGGCATGACTCTGTCGTCGAAGAAGGTAAAGGGCGGCATGGGCATCAATATCGGCATCGGCCTTGTGTTGAGTTTCAGCTACATTCTGTTTATGACAGTCACTTCGACATTTGCCATCTCGGGATATACGTCGCCGTTAGTGGCCATGTGGATTCCCAATATGATATATATTGTAATTGCGATAGTGCTTTACCGGCGTGCATCGGCAGGGTAA
- the tgt gene encoding tRNA guanosine(34) transglycosylase Tgt, whose amino-acid sequence MEFQLQATDALSNARAGLITTDHGRIETPVFMPVGTVGSVKAVHQHELRDDVNAQIILGNTYHLYLRPGTEILRQAGGLHKFIGWERPILTDSGGFQVFSLSSNRKLKEEGAYFRSHIDGSKHLFTPENVVDIERIIGADIMMALDECPPGTAEYDYAKKSLGLTMRWLQRGWKRYKETEGLYGYRQAYFPIVQGCTYPDLRRQAAREVAELGADGNAIGGLAVGEPAEVMYDMIDIVNEILPADRPRYLMGVGTPANILEAIERGVDMMDCVMPTRNGRNGMLFTRHGVMNMRNKKWADDFSPLQEDGPSYVDRAYSKAYVRHLFASQEILGMQIASIHNLAFYLWLTREARAHILAGDFKQWKAEMLECVTRKL is encoded by the coding sequence ATGGAATTTCAGCTACAAGCAACAGACGCCCTGAGCAATGCGCGCGCGGGGCTTATAACTACCGACCATGGCCGGATTGAGACTCCCGTGTTTATGCCTGTTGGCACAGTTGGGAGCGTAAAGGCTGTGCACCAGCATGAGCTGCGCGATGATGTCAACGCCCAGATTATACTCGGCAATACGTATCACCTCTATCTTCGCCCCGGCACAGAGATACTCCGACAGGCCGGCGGTCTGCACAAATTCATAGGATGGGAGCGCCCGATACTTACCGACAGCGGCGGCTTTCAGGTGTTCTCGCTATCTTCAAACCGTAAACTCAAGGAAGAGGGTGCATATTTCCGCAGCCATATCGATGGCTCCAAGCATCTGTTCACACCTGAAAATGTAGTAGATATAGAGCGTATAATCGGCGCAGACATAATGATGGCTCTTGACGAGTGTCCTCCCGGCACTGCCGAATACGATTATGCAAAGAAATCGCTCGGCCTTACAATGCGCTGGCTTCAGCGTGGCTGGAAGCGCTATAAGGAGACCGAGGGACTTTATGGTTACCGTCAGGCATATTTCCCTATCGTGCAGGGTTGCACATATCCCGACCTGCGCCGTCAGGCCGCCCGCGAGGTAGCCGAGCTTGGCGCCGACGGCAATGCTATCGGAGGCCTCGCTGTGGGTGAACCCGCCGAGGTGATGTATGATATGATTGATATCGTCAATGAGATATTGCCCGCCGACCGTCCGCGCTATCTGATGGGAGTGGGTACCCCAGCCAACATTCTTGAGGCCATTGAGAGAGGTGTCGATATGATGGACTGCGTGATGCCTACCCGCAACGGTCGCAACGGAATGCTCTTTACCCGCCACGGCGTGATGAACATGCGCAACAAGAAGTGGGCCGACGACTTCTCGCCGCTACAGGAGGATGGCCCGAGCTATGTCGACCGGGCATACTCTAAAGCGTATGTGCGCCATCTGTTTGCATCGCAGGAGATACTCGGCATGCAGATAGCGTCGATTCATAATCTTGCTTTCTATCTGTGGCTCACACGTGAGGCCCGTGCCCATATCCTTGCCGGCGACTTCAAGCAGTGGAAGGCAGAGATGCTCGAGTGTGTGACACGTAAACTGTAA